A region from the Altererythrobacter sp. H2 genome encodes:
- the pgi gene encoding glucose-6-phosphate isomerase codes for MVDAVPAAWSRISGLPRRTLAELFAADASRVGTLASRLSWGEGETAGGVLFDWSKTHLDEDLLAAFEGLADACDFAGNRGQLLSGARINVTEGRAAEHTAQRGVGADASVEEAAALHARMRILVEAIHEGALGEVRHLIHIGIGGSALGPKLAIDALTRDLALVDCHVVSNIDGLALEQAFAACDPATTLVAVASKTFTTIETMTNALSALKWLGENGVADPYGRVIALTASPEKAVEWGVDETRVLPFPESVGGRYSLWSSIGFPVALAAGWDEFEAMLAGAQAMDLHFRDNDGRANLALRAAFADQYYTRVRGCQTRAVFAYDERLGLLPFYLQQLEMESNGKRVTAEGAPVEGPTAPITWGGVGTDGQHAVFQLLHQGTHLVPVDFIASIAPGDTLDPAHHAILLTNCFAQGAALMAGGNMAADGANRLGDPARAFPGDRPSATILCDDIDAATLGALIAFHEHRTFANAVLMGINPFDQFGVELGKKMANDIEAGGGEFDPSTQALLAAAGLS; via the coding sequence ATGGTCGACGCTGTCCCCGCCGCATGGAGCCGCATCTCGGGGCTGCCCCGCAGGACGCTGGCGGAACTGTTTGCTGCTGATGCCAGCCGGGTGGGCACGCTCGCATCGCGCCTGTCCTGGGGTGAGGGGGAGACGGCGGGCGGTGTCCTGTTTGACTGGTCCAAGACCCATCTTGACGAAGATCTGCTCGCCGCTTTCGAAGGGCTGGCCGATGCGTGCGATTTTGCAGGCAATCGGGGCCAGCTGCTTTCCGGTGCCCGGATCAACGTGACGGAAGGCCGTGCGGCTGAGCACACCGCGCAGCGCGGCGTGGGCGCGGATGCCAGTGTGGAGGAAGCCGCGGCGCTCCACGCCCGGATGCGGATCCTGGTCGAGGCGATCCATGAAGGCGCGCTGGGCGAAGTGCGCCACCTGATCCACATCGGCATCGGCGGCAGCGCACTGGGCCCCAAGCTGGCGATCGACGCCCTGACCCGTGACCTGGCGCTGGTCGATTGCCATGTCGTTTCCAACATCGACGGCCTCGCGCTGGAGCAGGCCTTCGCCGCCTGCGATCCGGCGACGACGCTGGTCGCCGTGGCGAGCAAGACCTTCACCACCATAGAGACCATGACCAACGCGCTCAGCGCGCTCAAGTGGCTCGGCGAGAATGGCGTGGCTGATCCTTACGGCCGGGTCATCGCACTCACCGCCAGCCCCGAAAAGGCGGTCGAATGGGGTGTGGACGAGACCCGCGTCCTGCCGTTCCCGGAAAGCGTGGGCGGGCGTTACTCTCTCTGGTCGAGCATCGGCTTCCCCGTGGCACTGGCAGCGGGATGGGACGAGTTCGAAGCCATGCTGGCAGGCGCGCAGGCGATGGACCTGCATTTCCGCGATAACGACGGCCGCGCCAACCTGGCCCTGCGCGCCGCCTTTGCTGACCAGTACTACACCCGCGTGCGCGGCTGTCAGACGCGCGCGGTGTTCGCCTATGACGAGCGGCTGGGACTGCTGCCGTTCTATCTCCAGCAGCTCGAGATGGAGAGCAACGGCAAGCGCGTGACGGCAGAAGGTGCCCCGGTGGAAGGGCCGACCGCACCGATCACCTGGGGCGGGGTGGGGACTGACGGCCAGCACGCGGTGTTCCAGCTGCTCCACCAGGGCACGCATCTGGTGCCGGTCGATTTCATCGCCTCGATCGCGCCCGGGGACACGCTGGACCCGGCGCACCATGCGATCCTGCTGACCAACTGTTTTGCGCAAGGGGCTGCGCTGATGGCGGGCGGCAACATGGCGGCGGATGGCGCCAATCGACTTGGGGACCCCGCGCGCGCCTTCCCCGGTGACCGCCCCAGCGCCACCATCCTGTGCGACGATATCGATGCCGCCACGCTCGGCGCGCTGATCGCCTTCCACGAGCATCGCACCTTCGCCAACGCGGTGCTGATGGGCATCAACCCGTTCGACCAGTTCGGGGTGGAACTCGGCAAGAAGATGGCGAACGACATCGAGGCGGGCGGCGGCGAGTTCGATCCAAGCACGCAGGCCTTGCTGGCAGCGGCGGGGTTGTCCTGA
- the lepB gene encoding signal peptidase I, whose protein sequence is MTDPTEAAPAAEPEEKESLASFIWFVVKLAILALAFRSFLFSPFSIPSESMLPRLMIGDYFVAAKWPYGYSRYSLPLNAPLIPGQVFAGLPERGDVAVFKHPVDKVDYIKRVMALPGDTVEMRGGVFVLNGEPVTKEPIADFVQPVDQHLLNAAALSGRPSPCSWGGLEEQRSDGQRQCRYMRFRETLPSGVSYEVLDFGESGADTWGPKIVPEGHVFMMGDNRDNSQDSRFPARSGGGVGWVPTDHLVARASVMVWSTDGSAEWIKPWTWFTAARWERIGDGV, encoded by the coding sequence ATGACCGACCCGACCGAAGCCGCACCCGCCGCCGAGCCGGAAGAGAAGGAATCGCTCGCCAGTTTCATCTGGTTCGTGGTCAAGCTGGCGATCCTGGCGCTCGCCTTTCGCAGTTTCCTGTTCTCGCCCTTCTCGATCCCGAGCGAGTCCATGCTGCCCCGGCTGATGATCGGGGACTATTTCGTCGCCGCCAAATGGCCCTACGGCTATTCGCGTTACTCGCTACCGCTAAACGCACCCCTGATCCCCGGGCAGGTGTTCGCCGGGCTGCCCGAGCGCGGCGACGTGGCCGTGTTCAAACATCCGGTCGACAAGGTCGATTACATCAAGCGGGTCATGGCCTTGCCTGGCGACACGGTGGAAATGCGCGGCGGCGTGTTCGTGCTCAATGGCGAGCCGGTGACCAAGGAACCGATTGCCGATTTCGTCCAGCCGGTGGACCAGCACCTGCTCAACGCCGCGGCGCTGTCCGGGCGGCCCTCGCCCTGTTCCTGGGGCGGACTGGAGGAGCAACGCAGCGATGGCCAGCGCCAGTGCCGCTACATGCGCTTCCGCGAAACGCTGCCCTCGGGCGTGTCCTACGAAGTGCTCGATTTCGGCGAGTCCGGGGCCGATACCTGGGGCCCCAAGATCGTGCCCGAGGGCCATGTCTTCATGATGGGCGACAACCGCGACAATTCGCAGGACAGCCGCTTTCCGGCCCGCAGCGGCGGTGGGGTTGGCTGGGTGCCGACCGATCATCTGGTGGCGCGGGCCAGCGTGATGGTGTGGTCCACCGATGGCAGCGCCGAATGGATCAAGCCGTGGACCTGGTTCACCGCCGCCCGGTGGGAGCGGATCGGAGACGGGGTATGA
- the rnc gene encoding ribonuclease III, which produces MTGLPEPTRQWLADHGFSVQDEHLWREALTHGSTGHARDYDRLEFLGDRVLGLAIADWLYSAGDDDEGKLAQRLNALVSKGACAKVARVMGLPDHVLLGKQARDDGAAQSDNILGDVMEALLGAEFIEAGFDSARAIVRRHWHDDVQGKAGHSKHPKSALQEWAAGNQRRPPEYQLVDRSGPDHKARFTVRVSVHNVGQADATAGSKQEAETAAARLFMERYG; this is translated from the coding sequence ATGACCGGGCTTCCCGAACCTACCCGCCAGTGGCTCGCCGACCACGGCTTCTCAGTTCAGGACGAGCACCTCTGGCGCGAGGCGCTGACCCACGGCAGCACCGGCCACGCGCGCGATTATGACCGGCTCGAATTCCTCGGTGACCGGGTTCTGGGCCTGGCCATTGCCGACTGGCTCTACAGCGCTGGCGACGACGATGAAGGCAAGCTGGCGCAGCGGCTCAACGCGCTGGTCAGCAAGGGCGCCTGCGCCAAGGTTGCCCGGGTGATGGGCCTCCCCGACCACGTGCTGCTGGGCAAACAGGCCCGCGACGACGGCGCGGCGCAGAGCGACAATATTCTGGGGGACGTGATGGAGGCGCTGCTCGGCGCGGAATTCATCGAAGCCGGTTTTGACAGCGCGCGCGCTATCGTGCGCCGCCACTGGCACGACGATGTGCAGGGCAAGGCAGGCCATTCCAAGCACCCCAAGAGCGCGCTGCAGGAATGGGCCGCCGGAAACCAGCGCCGCCCGCCGGAATACCAGCTGGTCGACCGGTCCGGCCCGGATCACAAGGCGCGCTTCACGGTCCGCGTCTCGGTCCACAACGTGGGCCAGGCTGATGCGACGGCCGGAAGCAAGCAGGAAGCGGAAACCGCGGCAGCGCGGCTATTCATGGAGCGGTACGGATGA
- a CDS encoding universal stress protein, with the protein MSERPIIVATDLSPRNDRAVDRALQLGAAMGRTVSLVHARSPAINDETAEQLVALGRAALPDPAADVEIRMPVGPAPEVIAKTADTLDAALIVCGVARFNGIGDYFSGTAVDHIITRGHRPVLVVKQRPHRAYAKILVTTDFSDFSAHALAVAAEMFPDAELHLVHAFHVPFEGFQKAGHVKEQVEADVSDEMRRFLARPELAGLGERVQWRLCYGGVAKGIRTAMEQVQPDLLVAGTHGKGGWRRATLGSIASDLLEWVPIDMLVVPPEVPAS; encoded by the coding sequence ATGTCCGAACGCCCGATTATCGTCGCTACCGACCTCAGCCCGCGGAATGACCGCGCGGTTGACCGCGCGCTCCAGTTGGGCGCTGCCATGGGGCGGACCGTGAGCCTGGTCCATGCCCGCTCGCCCGCAATCAACGACGAGACGGCGGAACAGCTGGTCGCCCTTGGCCGGGCCGCGCTGCCCGATCCTGCGGCCGATGTGGAAATCCGGATGCCGGTCGGCCCGGCGCCTGAGGTCATCGCCAAGACTGCGGACACGCTCGACGCTGCGCTGATCGTGTGCGGGGTTGCCCGGTTCAACGGCATCGGAGACTACTTCTCCGGCACAGCGGTGGACCACATCATCACCCGCGGCCATCGACCGGTGCTGGTGGTCAAGCAGCGCCCGCACCGCGCTTATGCGAAGATCCTCGTGACCACGGACTTCTCGGATTTCTCGGCCCATGCTCTGGCGGTGGCGGCGGAGATGTTTCCCGATGCCGAACTGCACCTGGTCCACGCTTTCCATGTCCCGTTCGAGGGGTTCCAGAAGGCCGGCCATGTCAAGGAACAGGTCGAAGCGGATGTGAGCGACGAGATGCGCCGGTTCCTCGCCCGCCCGGAGCTGGCCGGGCTGGGCGAGCGGGTGCAGTGGCGCCTGTGCTACGGCGGGGTGGCCAAGGGCATCCGCACCGCGATGGAGCAGGTCCAGCCGGACCTGCTGGTCGCAGGCACCCACGGCAAGGGCGGCTGGAGGCGTGCCACGCTTGGCAGCATTGCCTCCGATCTGCTCGAATGGGTGCCGATCGACATGCTGGTGGTGCCGCCTGAGGTTCCCGCCTCCTGA
- the era gene encoding GTPase Era gives MSDKQPHCGLVAVIGAPNAGKSTLVNALVGQKVAITSAKAQTTRARMLGIALHDNVQMILVDTPGIFAPKRRLDRAMVSAAWEGAEAADAVLLMVDPIKQRRHELEPLLEALASRPERKILVLNKVDIAKKEPLLALAEELAAKVDFTEIFFISALTGDGVPELKNHLAALMPEGTWHYPEDQVSDASERLLATEVTREQLYQQLHEELPYDSAVRPEKYIQRKDGSVEIHQQIVVMRDNQRAIVLGKGGSRIKAIGEAARKELSEMLGVKVHLFLHVKTDERWSEDKELFEEIGLDWVR, from the coding sequence ATGAGCGACAAGCAACCCCATTGCGGCCTGGTCGCCGTGATCGGCGCCCCCAATGCGGGCAAGAGCACTCTGGTCAACGCGCTGGTCGGGCAGAAGGTGGCCATCACCAGCGCAAAGGCGCAGACCACCCGCGCCCGAATGCTGGGCATTGCCCTGCACGACAATGTCCAGATGATCCTGGTCGATACCCCCGGCATCTTCGCGCCCAAGCGGCGGCTGGACCGGGCCATGGTCAGTGCCGCGTGGGAAGGGGCGGAAGCGGCCGACGCGGTCCTGCTGATGGTCGATCCGATCAAACAGCGCCGGCACGAACTGGAGCCGCTGCTGGAGGCCCTCGCGAGCCGGCCGGAACGCAAGATTCTGGTGCTCAACAAGGTGGATATCGCCAAAAAGGAGCCGCTCCTGGCGCTGGCCGAGGAACTGGCGGCAAAGGTCGATTTTACCGAGATCTTCTTCATCTCCGCCCTGACCGGAGACGGCGTGCCCGAGCTTAAGAACCACCTCGCCGCTCTGATGCCGGAAGGCACCTGGCACTATCCCGAGGACCAGGTCTCGGACGCCAGCGAGCGCCTGCTCGCGACCGAAGTGACCCGCGAACAGCTTTACCAGCAACTGCACGAGGAGCTGCCCTATGACAGCGCCGTGCGGCCCGAGAAATACATCCAGCGCAAGGACGGCAGCGTCGAGATCCACCAGCAGATCGTGGTCATGCGCGACAACCAGCGCGCGATCGTACTGGGCAAGGGCGGCAGCCGGATCAAGGCTATCGGCGAGGCCGCACGCAAGGAACTTTCCGAAATGCTGGGCGTGAAGGTCCACCTGTTCCTGCACGTCAAGACCGACGAACGCTGGAGCGAGGACAAGGAACTGTTCGAGGAAATCGGGCTGGACTGGGTTCGGTGA
- a CDS encoding CDP-alcohol phosphatidyltransferase family protein — translation MAAPKAPTSSTPIDRIQENLLARSERRLLNWICARMPRWISPDLLTFIGMAGAFMVFGGYLASNLAEEWLWLSIAGYAVQWFGDSTDGSLARFRKIERPRYGYFLDHSCDGLATTLVVAGIGLSPYVTLEVALVALAGYLLLSIHAFLSVRVLGELKLSYLNAGPTELRFLLIALTLAMMWFGHEGEGWFGAISGFDVFTGVVGTILIVLFVIQTGVTSRRLAAMEPPRNDEWQGKEQQGD, via the coding sequence TTGGCAGCCCCCAAGGCCCCGACTTCTTCCACGCCGATTGACCGTATCCAGGAGAACCTGCTGGCCCGGTCCGAGCGGCGCCTGCTCAACTGGATCTGCGCGCGGATGCCGCGCTGGATTTCGCCTGACCTGCTGACTTTCATCGGCATGGCGGGCGCGTTCATGGTGTTCGGCGGCTATCTTGCCAGCAACCTGGCCGAAGAGTGGCTCTGGCTCTCGATTGCCGGTTACGCGGTGCAGTGGTTTGGTGACAGCACCGACGGCAGCCTGGCCCGCTTCCGCAAGATCGAGCGGCCGCGTTATGGCTATTTCCTCGATCATAGCTGCGATGGCCTCGCCACCACGCTGGTCGTGGCCGGGATCGGGCTGAGCCCCTATGTCACGCTGGAAGTGGCCCTGGTGGCGCTGGCGGGGTACCTGCTGCTGTCGATCCACGCCTTCCTGTCGGTGCGGGTGCTGGGAGAGCTGAAGCTGTCCTACCTCAACGCCGGGCCGACCGAGCTGCGCTTCCTGCTGATCGCGCTGACCCTGGCGATGATGTGGTTCGGACACGAGGGCGAAGGGTGGTTCGGGGCCATTTCAGGGTTCGACGTCTTTACCGGCGTGGTGGGCACGATCCTGATCGTGCTGTTCGTGATCCAGACCGGGGTCACCTCGCGCCGGCTGGCCGCGATGGAGCCGCCCCGCAATGACGAGTGGCAGGGCAAGGAACAGCAAGGCGATTGA